Genomic DNA from Lactuca sativa cultivar Salinas chromosome 8, Lsat_Salinas_v11, whole genome shotgun sequence:
TATGTGGTATTGGTCAAACAGTTTGGCCCATTCAAAAGTGGTACATTGATACCATGAAAAAAATTACAATACAGTAATTGAAATGCTAGTCTGATAAGAAAAGTATTGGAGAGAGAGGTTTGTGTATTACTTGAATCAATTCAATGGCAACCAGTACACTCGTTGAGTATTTAAACAAAAGAATAGTAAGCACACTTTATATATAATAAGTTAATAACCGATGTTGGCATGGCATATCAGTAACATGTTGTATATTCACTGGAAGCTAGCCTCCATGATCGATGCGATTATTTTCTGAAGATTTCCCTTCTTGCTCGTGTGTTGTTTCATTAGAAGAATAAAACCCAGAGTCATCAGCATTCCATGTAGAAGAAGATTGATCAGACATTATAAATTGGCCAAAAGACATTGGAGGTTTAGGCTCAGAAACAATTTTCCATTCACCTTCAAGCATAGAGGCAACTGAAGACATGGTGGGACGATCATTCGGGTCTTCTTGAATGCATAATAGAGCAATACGCATCCATTTAAGAGCCTCATCGACAGGACAATCATCCTTCAAATTTTCATCTATCAGTTTCTCTCCTTTACCTTCTTTCCACAACATCCATGCCTTCAATTGTCAAATATGGTCTATGATTAGATTTTTAAACTACATGGTGTGTGTGTAGATATCTGCTTTCATATTTTTCAACTTATTGAAAAACTGAAAGAACATAATTGGCTTACATAGGAGAGCAGGTTTTGATCATGCTCTTCGTGGAACAACCTGTTGTTTTTTTTCCCAGACATAATTTCAAGCAGAAGAACACCAAAACTATACACATCAGATTTGATTGAGAACAATCCCTCCATTGCATACTCCGGAGCCATGTATCCACTATCCAAGGATTATATAGAACTAGTTACAAATAACATAAAGATTTGAACATGTCAATTGTTATCAAGTATAAATTAAAAAGACTTACTAGGTCCCAACGACTCTATCAGTATTAGCTTCGATTTGATTTGTTCCAAAAATTCTAGCAGTGCCAAAATCTGATATTTTTGGATTCATCTCCTCATCTAGTAGAACATTGCTAGCTTTGAGGTCTCTATGTATGATCTTGAGGCGAGAGTCTTCATGAAGATACCGAAGACCTTTTGCTATTCCATTTACTATCTTAACACGCTTAGCCCAGTTCAGTTCCTTTGCTTTTTCAAGATCTTTTTCATAAAATGAATTCtaaattaaaaagaattaaatGGGTAGTAATTTAACAGGCTCTAGAAGAACAAGAGCAAGAGAGGGAGTTATATATGTTAACAAAAGGTTGGTATTAAACCTTGTGCACCAAGGTAAAGAAAAAGAATTGAACTCTTGTTGTGACACGTTAGAAAAAAACTtgctgtgatttttttttttaatctgaaaCTTtaacatctatttatactaaacaaaATAGAATCCTATTCCAATAGCAAAACTAGCAAAACACAAATCCTAAAAACTTTCCTATTAAACCATATTTAAACTAAACAAAAATAAACTCCTAAAATACTAAAACCGATTAACCCAACAATCACCCCCTTAATCGGATTTGTCACACGAGTCACTCGTCGTTCAAAACAATGCCGGTTCCTCTTCGATTAGACCCGCTTCTTCTTTTTCCCATTTAGGACACTCGTTTTTATAGTGACCAAGCTCACCACATTTGTAACATCTAACGTGACTTTTATCCCGGACACGTTCATTACCATCTCGACTTCTCCCGGACCCCCGACCTCTTCCCCGGCCATGTCCAAAGTCATCCCGATTTGAACGTCCATTGCCACAATGCTTACAAACATGTGACTTTTCGTCACTAGCCAACAACAACCCACCTTGAGTGTCCTCCACTTTCTCAGTTCCTCTTATACGCTCCTCGTACGCCTTCAATCTACCAACCGCTTCATCGAATAACATTGAATCCACCTCGAAACATTGCTCTATTGAAGCCACGATTTGGAGAAACGACTTAGGCATCGAATCTAGTAACCTTTTTACCAAATCACCTTCTTCAAGATCATATCCAAGACTCCTTACTTTTGACGCTAAACCGGATAATTTCGTCACAAAATCATCAACCGTTTCATCCTCTTTCATGCGTAAACTTTCAAGCTCCCTTTTTAAGGTTGCAAGTCGAGCCGTTCTCACCCGATCCACTCCCAAATACCGTGTTTTTAGCCCATCCCACACTTGCTTTGGGTCGGTGTAACTCGCCATTTGCAACACCATGTCTTCGGGTATCGCTTGAAACAAAAAAGCAAGAGCTTGTTTTGACTTCTTTTGATCTGGTGCTTTATCTGACGTCTTCGGTTCGACCGTCTCCCATATGTCATGTGCATCCATAATTGACTTGACTTTAACCGCCCACACCGGATAATTCGTTGAAGTCAAAACCGGAACTTGATATGTCAAAGAACCTCCTTCTTTAACCAACGCCATCCTTTTATCCTTAACCCCGACTTCTTTAATCAAGCTTGTTCCGAGAGCACTCTCCCACCGGACAACAAGACAAGGTCACGACCACCTTTACCGTCTTCCGTCACCCGCAAAACGAACCGAATCAAAGCCACCTACTTTGACGTCTTCCCGTTCGTTTACTCCGCGCCTCCGGTTAGTCTCTCACAAGCCCGATTAAAAGAAACCGGGGTTGCTACTAATCAACCTCGAATCACACCCCCTTCAACGAAACCGCGCTTTGATACCAAGTGTTAACAAAAGGTTGGTATTAAACCTTGTGCACCAAGGTAAAGAAAAAGAATTGAACTCTTGTTGTGACACGTTAGAAAAAAACTtgctgtgatttttttttttaatctgaaaCTTtaacatctatttatactaaacaaaATAGAATCCTATTCCAATAGCAAAACTAGCAAAACACAAATCCTAAAAACTTTCCTATTAAACCATATTTAAACTAAACAAAAATAAACTCCTAAAATACTAAAACCGATTAACCCAACAATATAGGGATGGAAAACAAACCAAAAAGGTACTTATCGAGACTACTGTTACACATGTATTCGTAGACAAGAAGCCTTTCATTCCCTTTCATACAGCATCCCAAAAGCCTAACAAGATTCTTGTGTTGAAGTTTTATAATTAGTTTGACTTCTGTTTTG
This window encodes:
- the LOC111905904 gene encoding cysteine-rich receptor-like protein kinase 18 isoform X3 — its product is MGKAAVDGYNTTSYSDAIILPRSTGSIQATMQCFPNISHDICHECLMNATDYLLTCCNGSAEVVVSYRYSCFLRYAIDLVNFSDPPMPPTNPSTIQPPGKNRSNVIGPTIAAATVAFAISTFFIWLRVRSKKGHKEEVFDALDDDTGEIIYFRLNEMNAATSNFSVANKLGEGGFGPVFWGELSDGKKIAVKRLSHNSSQGMQEFKTEVKLIIKLQHKNLVRLLGCCMKGNERLLVYEYMCNSSLDKYLFDLEKAKELNWAKRVKIVNGIAKGLRYLHEDSRLKIIHRDLKASNVLLDEEMNPKISDFGTARIFGTNQIEANTDRVVGTYGYMAPEYAMEGLFSIKSDVYSFGVLLLEIMSGKKNNRLFHEEHDQNLLSYAWMLWKEGKGEKLIDENLKDDCPVDEALKWMRIALLCIQEDPNDRPTMSSVASMLEGEWKIVSEPKPPMSFGQFIMSDQSSSTWNADDSGFYSSNETTHEQEGKSSENNRIDHGG